The Erigeron canadensis isolate Cc75 chromosome 1, C_canadensis_v1, whole genome shotgun sequence genome segment TATGTGTTTGTGCACCGGATCGCGCTAGGGATAGATGGGGGGAGGTTTGTGGCTCTGATTATTAGCGGTTCCCTGAAGGTAGAGTGTAAGCCTCTTTACGGCAATCAAAGCCGGAGTGTTATATCCCTCTCATCTCGTCTCGTCTCCCCTTATATAGGAAGGAGAGTCCATAGGATGGAAAACTCCCTTGTAGATAGGTTTTCCCCTGTTTAAAGGAATAGATTTAACTTCCTAAATTAGTTGGAACCGAtcgtccttattttagggaagaAGAGATTTGGGTAATCTCTTTTTTATTTGAGTATTATTTCTAGCTGGGTGCCTTTCCCACGCAGGTTCCTTCGTAGCGCTGCGGGTTAACACTTGTTTGTTTGGCAGGCCCTTCATAGCATAATGTGGATAcgccatcaagccccccagtccaagGGGATGATTTTTGCCAAATGGTCATTCCCTTTGACTATACTGAATGTTGGTGTCTTCCAGGGGCTACATTGCGATTTGTCTGAATCCTAATTAACCCCTTGATTTGAAAGGTGTTAATCAGTATTTAAAAGTGGTAGTTCGGCACGTATCTCAAGGCACGATTTCGACGGCCCTGATTAGTATGCAGCCTTCCATATAAAGCCGATTTTCATCTtcatttagattttattttcgacttccactttttttttatttttcaaaacaaaatcccttttttctagggttttttCCGAACTTGTCATCTCCGGTCATCGCAATAGGTACGTCATTCCTTCCCTttaattcttatttttgttcattGTTTCTCTGTTCTGATGTCGAAAGAGGGCATAAAAATTACTGAGTCCACCGTCATTCGATCAAAGCTAACTGCGCTTGTTGATAAGTTTTTCCCTGGTAAAATATCTTTGTTTAAAATACTATCTGATGGTGACACCGTTTTGACCCCTCCTGATGGGTATGTAGGTTTTTATTTGCAGTCAGCATCTGAAGGCAATGTTAGGTACCCTTTTTCTGCTTTCATGCTTGAAGTCCTTGACTtctttgaaatccatatttctACCATCACTCCTTTAGGGTTGTCTAGGATTATTGCCTTTGAGGTGATGTGTAGGGCATATGGCGGAGAGCCGTCATTAGATTTGTTTAGGTACTTTGTTCAAACTTGCCCCTCTGGTGATTGGGCTACAGTGGGCAATCGCTCCAAGGCGGGTTGTTTTAAGAGGGGTGGGTTGGATATTCGTGACTGGAAAAGTCAATTTGTGTTCATGAGATCATCGTTAATCCCTAAGGAATATGAGTCTGTCACCGATAAAAAGTTACTGTGTGTCCATGCCAAATATGACAACCCTTTCCCAGACTATGCCGTTGATACATTGTGTCGAGAAATTTGGTTGCATCCCATAACAGTTGTAGCATATCCTGATGTTGTTTTGTATAAAGCCAAACTGATACCATCTCTGCCTGGTGGTGTGAATATTGATGGTAAGTATCGCATCATCCTTTTTACCTCTTTTTTGTTAATACTTTAGTATTTGATATCGGTTTTTGCAGATATGACTTTTAGGAAATTTGTAAGGAAAGGAGTGAAGGAGGTTACTGTTGTGCCTCGCATTGAAAGACAGGGAAGTGGTACCGCTGATGCGCCTTCTCAGAATGCAGGATCTTCTGGCGTCCATAACGACAATCCTGAGGTGCAAAGTGCTGCAGATCCACCAATCCTGAATGTGGATTATTCTGATGTTGAAGTTCTTGAAGTATTTGCTACtgataagaagaagaagaagaagtcaGCTCCAAGCGCAAGTGTCCCTCAGTCTGTTGCAGGTCGATTGAAAAGAAGGAAAGTAGGCGATGAAGCAAAGGATTCTGAGTTCCGTAAGCCCTCTTCCCCTAAGACTGGTACCTACTTTTCTACATCCTGCTTTGTTGTCATTTTTCTTTGTCAATAGCTATGCGTTATTTAATGGCTTCATTTTCCTGACATTCTTGTATTTTCCCCAAaattctttttggtttttcccTTTTTGCAGCTTTGCATGATCAAGAAATTCTGAATTGGTTGAATGGTGACAATATGAATGCTAAGGATGTGAAGAAAATTGACAACATGGACAACGAGACCTTCCTGAAGGTTTTCAAAAAAGATCGCCAGTTCCATGCTTATCTTGATGCTGTTGCTGCTAGGCGTTTTTCCAGAATGGCTATTGATCTTAGATCTAAAAGTTTGGAGGTGCATTTGTTGACAGCCACTGTTGAAGATTTGAAAGCCAGGGAGGCCAGGTTCGTGACCACTGTTGAAGCATCCGATCTGGTTCAGAGTTTGAGGCAGCAGCTGAACATGTTGAAGGCAAACGCCGTTGTCCATGAAGAGTCTTTGGCCAAACTCCAAAAAGAAGTTgatcaagaaaaggaaaataGCTGTTTGTTGCGTGATCAGGTTGATTTGCTGAAGGTTGACAGAGCAAGGGTAGTGACTAAGGTGATCCCGTATGTGAGCAAGTCCTTGCTTTATAGCGATGAGGTTGAGCAGCTGTTGGGTGATTTGACCTCTGCTGAGAGAGCTAATGAGAGGTCCACTTTGTTGGAGGAGTTTTTGGCCGAGGGAAAGTGTGACCTGACCTGCAGGGGTGATTTTGTCCCTAATGCCTCTCATGAGCTGGAGGTAGCTGATCACAAGTGGAAGGAAGTTGTTTTTCCATTCTTGGAGAAGGTTGTTACTGACCCTCATGCTGCTGTTGAAGACTTGCTTAAGATTGTCCCTGATGTGATTCAACCGGAAGACAATGAAGGACCCCAGTGATCAGGCCTGCGTGCCTTGGTATTTGGCGTATGTGCCAACTCAGACAATTTCATCTTTAACTATGGTGCCTGTGGATTTGAAACAATTATCATCTTTTGACAGCCTTATATGGCTGTGTTTATGGATATTTTGTGCAGCTCCTATAGTGCTGCATTTGTGAATATAATGCAGGGTGGTTATGACTTATATCTACAGTCGTTTATACAATATGTGCATAATTGTTTGCAGCAGATTGCATTTGCGCTATACTATCTGCGAACCGCTATGTGGTGTTATATACCATTTTTGTATGGTTTGAGAGCCATTtgcttttatataatttttcataaaagaaaaattttcttATATGGTTTGGGAACCATTTTACTTTTACATGATCTAAgaaccaaaacccttttttatCGGTAAGCAAGTTATATTTTGCTATAAATGGTTTGGGAACCACCTATGCGTAGCAAGGTACTTTATGCTACGTGTGGTTTGAGAACCGTCTTAGCATGCTTTACATGTCAACGTCCGTTGTGGCGGACGTTTGCAAATTTCTCCGAagattttttatacatttatggGCGTCCCCATTTTCTTTTTGCATCGTATACGAATTAATGTTGTATCTCTTTTTCCttgtatgtttttaaatttatgcgcAAATCTATGCACTTCTATTTAAATACGAGGAGAGATACACAAATAACAGGAACATAAGCCTTTATTTAATAACATATTTGAGGTTACATACCATACCCTCTAGGCTTTTCAAAATAtaagataataattaataaaaaggttTTCCCTTACTAAAATTGCCTTGTCTTTGGTAGGTGGTTTAGTATCCATCCATGCGGCCTAGGTAAGGTCCTTCGCTCCATGTCAGGTAATGTGGTCCATCCTGACCTTTTTCAGATAGCTTTTTGTTCTTTGTTACTAAAGTTCCGATGCCTCTGTCCGATTGGTACTTGATCATGCCATGGATGACAGATGGgatcatttcaaacttttgtatCCTGGGTCTTCCTAGGATCGCCTGGAATGGGGAAGTTCCATTGACTACCAGAAAACTAATTTTCTCAGTTCGCTTCCACCTTCCCTCTCCAACAGCATCTTAATCTATAGCTTTCCCATGGGGTTACCTGTTTCTCCGGAATACCCTTGTACCGAAGCGTCTGTCCTTTTGAGGTTCATTCGTGACACATGGTGTAACTTCCAGAACGCTTCTTCGTACAACACATTACATTCACTCCCTGTGTCTACCATTATCTCcttaacttttgatatttccaAAAGGGCAGTGATTACCAGTGGGACACGGAAGACCTTGTATGTTGAAGGAAATGAAATATTGCTTACATCGCCCCGGTACATCTTTGGGAGTGGGCGCTTTTCCACaggttttttcttcaaaatagcATAGATAGTTTTTTCTGggccttttttcttttctccttgTTCATCCTCTTTTTTGGGGTTTTGCTGCCTCACGCTTTTAACTAGTTGTGCCAGCTTTCCTTCATTAATAGCTTCTTCTATGGCCTTCTTTAGCTGCCAACAGGTGTTAGTATCATGACCGTAGTCCTAGTGGAACTCACAGTATTTGGAAGTGTCTCTTCTACTCCTTGGGAGTTATCAGGGTGGTGTGGAGAAACTCTTTGCCACGCTTTCGGTGAGCAGGATTTCTTTTGGGGTCTTATTCAGTTCTGGTAGAATAGTCTTGTGCAATCCCCTATCTTCCTTTTGGTACGGGCTATATTTAGGTTTTTCTCTATCATTTCCCCATTTTCCCCTTTTTGCCGAAGCGTCTTTGTCATGTGGGGGACTATTGTCCCCTTTAAAAGCTATTTCTCTTGCATCCAAGAATACATGCGTTCTTTTTTGGACTTGCTCATAAGTATTTGGAAGATCCCTATATAGGAATTCTACCAGCGGTTTGTGTCGAAGGCCATGAATTAGTCCTGATATCCTTTGGGACTCAGCGAGGTCTACTATATCCTCTGTCTCAGTGGTAAACCTGTCGATGAATGATCTACAGCTTTCCGTCTCTCTTTGTCTTATCCCGTGGGCTGCCACGTGGATTTTCTTGTGTTTCTTCTGTTGACTGAATCGGGCTCTAAATTTTTCCTTGAGGTCGTCAAAGCTAACAATTGACCCTTTCGTTACGCTTTTTAACCATTCTCTGGCATCCCCCTCGAGAGCATACCTAAACATTCGGCACGCAATGGGTACATTCCATGCTTTCATCTCTGCCACCCCCTCGAATGCTTCCAGGAAATCATCCGGGTCGCTTTTTCCTTTGTAGGTCCCAAGGTGGGAAGGGTATTTCAAGTCTGTCGGGAGGGGGTAACTTTGTATCCAGGCGACGAAGGGTGAGTTTTCGACGCTTCCTCCAACCAAACTGAGTTCTAGGGCATTTTGGTACGTTGTAGCCCCCCAGTTCTAGAGCCCATATGGTCTTGGAATTGGTGCCGGCCTGAAGGTCTGTGTTGCAAATTGGGGTGCAAAATACTGGTGTAAGGGCCCCATCGCCTGATTGTCATATGTCTGTGGATGATACAGTGGGCCGCTCGTGTTTCCATAACCCTACCCAGTGTATCCTTGGTTATATAAGCCTTGATACGTTTGGTCCGAAGGTCCTGTGATGGTTAGCCCCGGAGGCCTCTGATAGGTGTAACCCGAAGGTGCCTGGTAGGTTTGGCCCGAAAGTCTTGTGTTTGTCCCCGAAGGGATGTTATGATTTTGAGGCGCACCTCATGATAAGCCATTCTTGTTACCTCCGGAGTTTTCTGTAGTGTGCTGCGGGTTTTGATCTGGAGCGGGCTGTCCCCTAGGTACTTCGGGACGTTGATCCTCAGGTCCTGTACTCCTAGTGCGGGTGTCATCTCGAGTCCTTCCTTCTGGGGGCAAGTCCCTAGGTTCGGAGCCCTCGGGCCTTCCTCCTTCTGGCTGACTTCGAGGATCTTGGCGTGCGAGGCCCCCACTACCTAGGTCAAAGCCGTATCTAGCTCCGGCTCGAGATCTTGAATTTCTAGGATATCTCCGAAGTCCTCTTGGCGGAGTTTCTGCATCATAATCGTCATCTGTCTCGCCATCAAAATCTAGCACCCTACTAGTGCTACCCAGTGCTCCAGTTCTCCTAAGATGACTAATGGTTTGTCGGATATGACCGTAATTTCTGATGATATAATCAGGGTCAAACAACATTGGGTTTCTTGTCGGGGATCCCTGTGAAAATCTACCGCGGCTTTTCGGGTGTTTGGGTAGTGCGCTCTGCGCCGCCTTCAACGAGGGAACCTGTTTGTCGATTATCGCCAGCAGGTGTTACAATTGCTGGACCAGAAGTGGGTGGGGTATTCCCAACAGGTTCGTTTCCAGTCGATCGCTGAATTTGTGATTCGAAACCTGGTGGTACATCAGCCATTTTCCTAGCCTTAATTCGGTACAAAAAAGAACTGGTTtatatggtgttttttttttcaggaTCAAAATGcggggtcccacggatggcgccaatgtttgtGCACCGGATCGCGCTAGGGATAGATGGGGGGAGGTTTGTGGCTCTGATTATTAGCGGTTCCCTGAAGGTAGAGTGTAAGCCTCTTTACGACAATCAAAGCCGGAGTGTTATATCCCTCTCATCTCGTCTCGTCTCCCCTTATATAGGAAGGAGAGTCCATAGGATGGAAAACTCCCTTGTAGATAGGTTTTCCCCTGTTTAAAGGAATAGATTTAACTTCCTAAATTAGTTGGAACCGAtcgtccttattttagggaagaAGAGATTTGGGTAATCTCTTCTTTATTTGAGTATTATTTCCAGCTGGGTGCCTTTCCCACGCAGGTTCCTTCGTAGCGCTGCGGGTTAACACTTGTTTGTTTGGCAGGCCCTTCGTAGCGTAATATGGATACGCCATCATTATGGCTTGATACAATTTAATCTTGTATATTATTGAGGTTGGGCCAGAGTTACATATACATTTGTAAATATTGGATAACATGATTAATACGTATGTGAACTAGAAATGGTGCGTGGTCCActgtttgattgatggaaaaAGACGAGATGGTTGACTTATAGCTAGACTGGATCGGATTTGCTTGTTCAACTTACGCTGAGGAAAGCTCCATGCAAGTTGTTGGAAATTGGCTCGAAATTACCACAAATTCAGTCATTCATTCTTGTCCTAGTTTAAGAGCACCATATATTACTAATTAAGAAGacatttaaactttaaaggaATACTTGTAAAGCCATTTTGAAAACAAAACCTGTGGTTTCCTATAATATATTCACTTCAATTCGCACCCGTTTTCTACACCCCGACCTTTAGTTTATCTGAAAATTTGCCAGTTAATTTATTTCTCTCATGGAGTCGTACTCGCCAAATCACTATTACCAAGTCCTAAATGACCTGTATAATATCCAAAACATTAAATCAGATActtatcatttcttttactCCTTGatagaaaaaagaaatgaaCAAAGCAGGTTTGGTAAACCTATGATTTGGATAGGGATA includes the following:
- the LOC122588563 gene encoding uncharacterized protein LOC122588563, yielding MSKEGIKITESTVIRSKLTALVDKFFPGKISLFKILSDGDTVLTPPDGYVGFYLQSASEGNVRYPFSAFMLEVLDFFEIHISTITPLGLSRIIAFEVMCRAYGGEPSLDLFRYFVQTCPSGDWATVGNRSKAGCFKRGGLDIRDWKSQFVFMRSSLIPKEYESVTDKKLLCVHAKYDNPFPDYAVDTLCREIWLHPITVVAYPDVVLYKAKLIPSLPGGVNIDDMTFRKFVRKGVKEVTVVPRIERQGSGTADAPSQNAGSSGVHNDNPEVQSAADPPILNVDYSDVEVLEVFATDKKKKKKSAPSASVPQSVAGRLKRRKVGDEAKDSEFRKPSSPKTALHDQEILNWLNGDNMNAKDVKKIDNMDNETFLKVFKKDRQFHAYLDAVAARRFSRMAIDLRSKSLEVHLLTATVEDLKAREARFVTTVEASDLVQSLRQQLNMLKANAVVHEESLAKLQKEVDQEKENSCLLRDQVDLLKVDRARVVTKVIPYVSKSLLYSDEVEQLLGDLTSAERANERSTLLEEFLAEGKCDLTCRGDFVPNASHELEVADHKWKEVVFPFLEKVVTDPHAAVEDLLKIVPDVIQPEDNEGPQ